From the Hevea brasiliensis isolate MT/VB/25A 57/8 chromosome 15, ASM3005281v1, whole genome shotgun sequence genome, one window contains:
- the LOC110644622 gene encoding 3-ketoacyl-CoA synthase 11-like: MDESKKENIENKPISVEALSEKKNKQPNFLLSVKLKYVKLGYHYLVSNAMYLLVLPFLCMILAHLSTLAVEDLTELWNQLWFNFATVVVCSASILFIITLYFMSKPRKVYLVDYACYKPEPSHKCTREHYMQISARLGVFTEESLAFLRKIQERSGIGERAYAPNGLLQIPQDQSLAESRRETEMVMFGAVDDLLAKTGVNPTDIGILIVNSSLFNPQPSLSAMIVNRYKLRGNILSYSLGGMGCSAGLISINLAKDLLQGHPNSYALVVSTENITRNWYRGNERPMLVTNCLFRIGAAAILLSNRSSDRRRSKYQLIHIVRTHKGADNKCYNCVMQQEDENQVVGVSLAKELIVVAGEALKANITTLGPLVLPYSEQLLFLATLVMKRILKIKIKPYVPDFKLAFEHFCIHAGGRAVLDELEKNLGLTEWHMEPSRMTLYRFGNTSSSSLWYELAYSEAKGRIKKGDRVWQIGFGSGFKCNSAVWHALRTINPAKEKNPWIDEINDFPAHVPKVTP, from the exons ATGGATGAAAGTAAGAAAGAAAACATAGAAAACAAACCAATATCAGTTGAAGCTTTATCTGAGAAAAAGAACAAGCAGCCCAACTTCCTCTTGTCAGTCAAACTCAAATATGTGAAACTTGGTTACCACTACTTGGTTTCCAATGCCATGTACCTCTTGGTCTTACCATTTCTCTGCATGATTTTGGCTCATCTTTCAACGCTTGCCGTTGAAGATCTCACTGAGCTATGGAACCAACTGTGGTTCAATTTTGCAACAGTTGTTGTATGCTCAGCTTCTATACTTTTTATCATAACTCTATATTTCATGAGCAAGCCAAGAAAAGTTTACCTGGTTGATTATGCTTGCTACAAGCCAGAACCATCGCATAAGTGCACCAGAGAGCATTACATGCAGATATCTGCAAGGCTAGGAGTGTTCACAGAGGAAAGTTTAGCGTTTCTAAGGAAAATCCAGGAGAGATCTGGGATTGGTGAGAGGGCATATGCACCCAACGGCTTGTTGCAAATCCCTCAGGACCAGTCCTTGGCTGAGTCAAGAAGGGAGACAGAAATGGTAATGTTTGGAGCCGTTGATGATCTCTTGGCCAAAACTGGTGTGAACCCAACAGATATAGGAATACTAATAGTGAATAGCAGTTTGTTCAATCCCCAGCCTTCTCTCTCAGCCATGATTGTCAATCGTTACAAGTTAAGAGGGAATATTTTGAGCTATAGTCTTGGTGGTATGGGTTGCAGTGCTGGACTTATTTCGATAAACCTCGCCAAAGACCTTTTACAG GGACACCCAAACTCTTATGCCCTGGTGGTAAGCACAGAAAATATCACTCGCAATTGGTATAGGGGCAACGAACGGCCAATGCTTGTCACAAACTGCCTATTCCGTATAGGAGCAGCAGCCATTCTCCTATCCAACCGATCATCTGATCGCCGGCGTTCTAAGTATCAGCTCATCCATATCGTACGGACCCACAAGGGTGCTGATAATAAGTGCTACAACTGTGTAATGCAACAAGAAGATGAGAACCAAGTGGTTGGTGTCTCACTGGCGAAAGAACTCATAGTGGTTGCTGGAGAAGCCCTTAAGGCAAATATCACCACACTCGGGCCACTAGTTCTTCCATACTCCGAACAACTGCTATTTCTTGCAACTTTAGTAATGAAAAGGAttctcaaaataaaaataaaaccatATGTTCCAGATTTCAAGTTGGCATTTGAACACTTCTGCATCCATGCAGGAGGAAGAGCTGTTTTAGATGAGCTAGAAAAAAATCTTGGTCTCACTGAATGGCACATGGAGCCTTCAAGAATGACTCTCTATAGGTTTGGCAACACATCTAGCAGTTCATTGTGGTACGAATTGGCTTATTCAGAGGCTAAGGGAAGGATCAAGAAGGGTGATAGGGTGTGGCAAATAGGGTTTGGTTCAGGATTTAAGTGCAACAGTGCTGTGTGGCATGCTTTAAGGACTATCAATCCGGCCAAAGAGAAGAATCCTTGGATCGATGAAATTAATGATTTTCCGGCTCACGTACCTAAAGTCACCCCATAA